Within Methanococcus voltae, the genomic segment TTTATTCGATAATTATTCATTATTATCCCCTATTATTCATGAATTTTAACAATTATATTTATATATGTTAATTGATTAATTAATTATTTTGTGATTATATATTTATGATTAAATTTATGATTAAATTTATGATTAGATGATACAGATGTACTTATATGTAAAGCGTACAATATAAAATTTAAAATTAATATTAAAATTAATACTTACAAAAAATAATTATTATTTGGTGAATTTATGAAAAGTTGTGATAATTATAAAGTCGATTACTCAATTGATACTAAGGAATTGAAAAAATACTGTAATCCATCGTATGTTGTAATAAGGGACGATAAATTAATTGTTTCGAACAAAAGATATGCAAAATTATCCAAAGAGAAAATGAAGAATATCGAAAAAGATTTCGGAATACCTGTTGTTTATTCTCGAGTTTATGAAGAAATTTCTGAAAAAATGGGTAGGTTTGTAGCAAAATACAATATTATAAACCCGCGAAATAACATTGTGGTTGGGTTAAGTGGTGGAAAAGATAGTCTTGCACTATTACACCTTTTAGAGCCATATAGACGTAAGTTTGGTATATCTATTACTGCAATAACTGCCGATTTAAATATTGATGGAAAAAGACCTTGGGGCAATATTGAAGAAAACCCTCATTTAAAAAAGGTACATGAACAATGTGAACACTTACGAATACCCCATAAAATAATTAGTCATTGTGGAAACGTTGTGGAAATGTCAAAATATTTGACGGAAAATGCGAAGGTAAAAGGTATAGAATATTCGCCTTGCTTCTCTTGTTCACTTACAAGAAGACATATAATTACAAATTATATCCATGATAATTGTGAAACAGACTTAAGTAAC encodes:
- a CDS encoding tRNA lysidine(34) synthetase produces the protein MKSCDNYKVDYSIDTKELKKYCNPSYVVIRDDKLIVSNKRYAKLSKEKMKNIEKDFGIPVVYSRVYEEISEKMGRFVAKYNIINPRNNIVVGLSGGKDSLALLHLLEPYRRKFGISITAITADLNIDGKRPWGNIEENPHLKKVHEQCEHLRIPHKIISHCGNVVEMSKYLTENAKVKGIEYSPCFSCSLTRRHIITNYIHDNCETDLSNENSKNNHKNYKVAFGHTLEDNSDTILANMFKGDKIKSLAPIKEFTPMNVPFDEFGFNLDLKPCTIIRPILAIKEEKIVKALEECDIWYYKDKDECPYSRANGDGIRKRAHFVLKDLEKSIPNVREMVISSTLKTIGDDFE